From one Microbulbifer sp. A4B17 genomic stretch:
- a CDS encoding HPF/RaiA family ribosome-associated protein has product MKSAPNDNIVFRDIDKSAALATTVSKKLHKLERYCGDIIHSRVVLEAPHQHKTKGRHFKASLELAISGNPVTISSENESIHRAVNDTFASAERCLKERSERKKARRHQALHEVVEEPS; this is encoded by the coding sequence ATGAAATCAGCGCCTAACGATAACATTGTGTTCCGCGACATCGACAAGTCAGCCGCTCTGGCGACTACCGTATCTAAAAAGTTACATAAGCTGGAACGTTATTGTGGCGACATCATACATAGTCGCGTAGTCCTCGAAGCTCCCCATCAGCACAAAACCAAAGGCAGGCACTTCAAAGCCTCCCTAGAACTTGCAATTAGTGGCAATCCCGTGACTATTAGCAGTGAAAACGAGTCAATACATCGAGCAGTAAACGACACATTTGCCTCCGCCGAACGCTGCCTGAAAGAGCGCAGTGAACGCAAGAAAGCTCGGCGACACCAGGCCCTACACGAAGTCGTAGAAGAGCCCAGTTAA
- a CDS encoding YcjF family protein: MINSEKSTAHRRETRIESLDEPGQEAPHRDTTWVESLADESVEIPRSITTGESLPDRIAFSELRLPSFRFKWLKPALLSALAVVVAVIAWEFHGFYQWAAEKHWGLGVLVGILMASLFGIIASSVWEFFRAGRPLGKLEKTQTLAIEVRDCRGHQEAQVFRRNLQEHFAGKPQGVLLNRVLDEAADYYDSSELLQHLEVTFLNALDQEALRRVVRHSTSTGALVGLSPFASIDILVALRQSLRMIDDIAQIYGVRPSVVVRWRLFKRVLSLVAYSGASEYAISEIWPELVGDSMLSTVSVRLGQGVGASLFVARIGLATMQTCRPIPFTEKQRPRLRTVMARIGGGLKEKMPELFSMVGLSQRKEGKVRRADTE; encoded by the coding sequence TTGATTAACAGTGAGAAAAGTACCGCACATCGACGTGAGACCCGTATTGAGTCGTTGGATGAGCCGGGACAGGAAGCTCCACACAGAGATACCACCTGGGTGGAATCACTCGCAGATGAGTCGGTAGAGATACCCAGATCAATTACTACGGGAGAGTCACTTCCTGACAGGATCGCTTTCTCAGAGTTGCGCTTACCCTCTTTCCGTTTTAAGTGGTTGAAGCCTGCGCTTCTCTCTGCGCTTGCGGTTGTAGTAGCCGTGATTGCATGGGAGTTTCACGGCTTCTATCAATGGGCGGCCGAAAAACACTGGGGACTGGGCGTTTTAGTCGGCATTTTGATGGCGAGCTTATTCGGGATTATAGCCAGTTCCGTGTGGGAGTTTTTCCGAGCTGGGCGTCCGCTGGGTAAGCTTGAGAAAACTCAGACACTGGCTATAGAAGTTCGGGATTGCCGAGGCCACCAAGAGGCGCAAGTGTTCAGACGCAATTTACAGGAACATTTTGCCGGTAAGCCCCAAGGCGTACTTCTCAATCGGGTTCTGGATGAGGCGGCGGACTACTACGATAGCAGTGAGCTGTTACAGCATTTGGAGGTCACCTTCTTAAATGCCCTTGACCAGGAGGCCCTAAGAAGAGTTGTACGACATTCAACCAGCACCGGCGCTCTGGTGGGGCTGAGCCCCTTTGCCAGCATCGATATTCTGGTTGCGTTGAGACAGTCGTTGCGAATGATTGATGATATTGCACAGATCTATGGTGTGAGACCGTCGGTGGTCGTGAGGTGGCGCCTGTTCAAAAGAGTTTTGTCATTGGTTGCTTACAGCGGTGCCAGCGAATATGCAATCAGTGAAATATGGCCGGAACTGGTTGGTGATAGCATGCTCAGCACAGTTTCTGTGCGCTTGGGGCAGGGGGTAGGTGCGAGCTTATTTGTTGCTCGTATTGGCCTGGCAACCATGCAAACTTGCCGGCCCATTCCTTTTACCGAAAAGCAGCGGCCGCGCTTGCGAACAGTTATGGCTCGGATTGGCGGTGGCCTTAAAGAGAAAATGCCTGAGTTATTTTCTATGGTTGGACTTAGTCAGCGCAAAGAAGGTAAGGTCCGCAGGGCGGATACCGAATAG
- a CDS encoding class I SAM-dependent methyltransferase, producing the protein MSLQCPLCRHRAAQLYHKDKFRSYYQCDNCDLVFVPSQFHLAPDKERAYYDLHENSMEDEGYRQFLSRCAQPLLKELESPCHGLDFGCGPAPLLAKILAENGHRVDLYDYFYMPARKALHRSYDFIVATEVIEHLVQPGVEIESLWQRLRAGGVMALMTKLVISAERFANWHYIRDPTHICFFSVNTFEWLARSLGAELQFVHSDVIFLRKIRGL; encoded by the coding sequence TTGTCACTCCAGTGCCCCCTGTGCCGCCATCGTGCGGCACAGCTTTACCATAAGGATAAGTTTCGCAGTTATTACCAATGTGATAACTGCGACCTCGTTTTTGTTCCTTCGCAATTCCACTTGGCGCCCGATAAAGAGCGAGCCTACTACGACCTTCATGAGAATTCGATGGAAGATGAAGGTTATCGCCAATTCCTCAGTCGCTGCGCACAGCCCCTGCTCAAAGAATTGGAAAGCCCCTGTCATGGGTTGGACTTCGGTTGTGGTCCGGCCCCTCTGCTAGCTAAAATTCTGGCGGAAAACGGGCATAGAGTGGATTTATATGATTACTTTTACATGCCCGCCCGAAAGGCGCTGCATAGGAGTTACGATTTCATAGTTGCAACTGAGGTGATTGAACATCTCGTGCAGCCCGGGGTGGAAATTGAGAGTCTTTGGCAGAGGTTGCGCGCTGGAGGTGTAATGGCCCTGATGACGAAGCTGGTTATTTCTGCTGAGCGTTTTGCGAACTGGCATTACATCAGAGATCCGACACATATTTGCTTTTTTAGTGTGAATACTTTTGAGTGGTTGGCTCGATCTCTGGGGGCTGAGCTCCAGTTTGTCCACAGCGATGTTATTTTCTTGCGAAAAATAAGGGGCCTCTAA
- a CDS encoding HIT family protein: MHWLNGGTALIGVEPKTYSFSMPTWFKKIVILFDRLSYIRGLFRQRGKYTFAQVFSEALHFIFSAWCYAARLHQIKKFNLLRKFMASIFTQIINGDLPGNFIWRDEKVVAILTISPIKAGHCLVIPVDEINHWDDVPEELAAHLMWVAQKVAKGLKATYSPKRVGVMIAGIEVPHTHIHLIPVDELSDFDFSKQKSASSEQLAQEAEKIRQSLKELGFDEANCA; this comes from the coding sequence GTGCATTGGCTCAATGGCGGTACTGCATTAATTGGTGTCGAGCCTAAGACATATTCTTTCAGTATGCCAACTTGGTTTAAGAAAATTGTCATTCTGTTCGACAGGTTGTCATATATTCGGGGCTTATTTCGCCAAAGGGGAAAATATACGTTTGCGCAAGTATTTTCTGAAGCTTTACACTTTATTTTTTCTGCTTGGTGTTATGCTGCACGCTTGCACCAAATAAAAAAATTCAACCTTTTGAGAAAATTTATGGCAAGCATTTTTACACAGATTATTAACGGCGATTTACCTGGCAACTTTATTTGGCGGGATGAAAAAGTCGTAGCTATTTTGACCATTTCGCCAATCAAAGCTGGTCATTGTTTAGTCATTCCTGTTGATGAGATCAATCATTGGGATGACGTGCCGGAGGAGCTGGCTGCTCACCTGATGTGGGTTGCACAAAAAGTGGCAAAGGGGCTGAAAGCAACTTACTCCCCAAAGCGCGTGGGGGTGATGATTGCGGGAATTGAAGTACCCCATACCCATATTCACTTGATACCGGTGGATGAGTTGTCGGATTTTGACTTTTCCAAACAGAAGTCCGCTTCCTCTGAACAGCTGGCACAGGAGGCTGAAAAAATTCGTCAGTCCCTGAAGGAGCTGGGTTTTGACGAGGCAAACTGTGCTTAG
- the thpR gene encoding RNA 2',3'-cyclic phosphodiesterase has translation MPETTKNPQRSSLRGFIGIQLDKKTQEYLNKLTTLIKREQNTKLFANVRWTALENRHITLCFLGQIPTEIIPALKTGLTSIAQGTTELETNLFKLGTFPGNSSQLIAAELAATEQLLTLQLSVKYLIESLSISTESSSYRPHITLCRSKRKFQGFSPIELDHPLTLNNITLYQSRPSPIGSSYTALQTVPLQPQ, from the coding sequence ATGCCAGAAACTACCAAAAACCCTCAAAGGTCTAGTCTCAGAGGTTTTATCGGCATCCAGCTCGATAAAAAGACACAAGAATACTTAAACAAGTTAACTACCCTTATCAAGCGCGAGCAAAACACCAAATTATTTGCCAATGTCCGCTGGACAGCTCTAGAAAACCGCCATATAACCCTTTGCTTTCTCGGCCAAATCCCAACTGAAATAATTCCAGCGCTAAAAACCGGCTTGACCTCTATAGCCCAAGGCACCACGGAGCTGGAAACCAACCTATTTAAACTTGGCACATTCCCCGGAAATTCCTCCCAGCTAATCGCTGCAGAACTCGCAGCTACGGAACAATTGCTGACCCTGCAGCTATCCGTTAAATATCTCATAGAGAGTCTATCCATATCGACTGAAAGCAGCTCCTACCGCCCGCATATCACCCTGTGTAGAAGCAAGAGAAAATTTCAAGGTTTTTCTCCTATTGAGCTTGACCACCCCCTAACACTCAACAATATTACACTTTATCAAAGCCGCCCCAGCCCTATCGGCAGTTCTTACACAGCACTGCAAACAGTCCCGCTGCAGCCGCAATAA
- a CDS encoding GIN domain-containing protein — protein sequence MMNLKKTLFAPLLVMLATVATYCANTQAEEMETKRFDVKGFNQVSLKGSSHLKLIQGDSFEVVAVGPVSTMPYVKVEVKGQRLELSVEENTQNLFGFVTISRGQGGEVNFTVTMPEIESLKVTGSGEARSSSIESEDLTLGVTGSGVINIDKAASENLKAYVTGSGDLFLNKALTVSGEVAVTGSGDMKISSITGESLKAEIQGSGDLLVGGRVADVNVRIMGSGDFIGRSLRSDNAEGSIMGSGDIVLKRPGSDSFSIMGSGDVALVD from the coding sequence ATGATGAACTTGAAGAAGACGCTTTTTGCCCCGTTGTTGGTAATGCTCGCCACAGTTGCTACGTATTGCGCCAATACCCAGGCTGAAGAAATGGAAACCAAGCGTTTTGATGTGAAAGGATTCAATCAGGTGTCACTTAAAGGAAGTTCTCACCTGAAGTTGATTCAAGGCGACAGTTTTGAAGTGGTAGCTGTTGGGCCAGTCAGCACAATGCCTTACGTCAAAGTTGAGGTAAAAGGGCAAAGGCTGGAGCTATCGGTCGAGGAGAATACACAGAATCTTTTTGGGTTTGTCACCATCTCCCGAGGGCAGGGTGGTGAAGTCAACTTTACAGTGACTATGCCCGAGATTGAGTCACTAAAAGTGACGGGTTCAGGTGAGGCCAGATCCTCCAGTATTGAGAGTGAAGATCTGACTCTGGGGGTGACAGGCTCAGGGGTGATTAATATTGACAAGGCCGCATCAGAAAATTTGAAGGCTTATGTTACTGGCTCTGGCGACCTGTTTCTCAATAAGGCATTGACCGTTAGCGGAGAGGTTGCAGTCACTGGTTCCGGCGACATGAAGATAAGCAGCATAACCGGTGAGAGCTTGAAAGCGGAGATTCAAGGTTCAGGTGATTTGTTGGTTGGCGGGCGAGTTGCCGATGTGAACGTTCGCATTATGGGATCTGGTGATTTTATAGGCCGTAGCCTGCGCTCGGACAATGCCGAGGGTTCAATCATGGGATCTGGCGATATCGTCTTGAAACGGCCGGGAAGTGACTCCTTCTCGATAATGGGATCTGGGGACGTCGCATTAGTCGATTAA
- a CDS encoding GlxA family transcriptional regulator translates to MRIVTFLLIDQMLATGTVLPLEMLRGAESRARVEGIKSSLKLVTASLDGGPVNTRCGFTLQPDVALSDAPDSDLIYIPTMWRNPRPALKRSGKILEWLRRQEQQGAAISAVGTGVCFLAEAGLLNGKPATTHWHYFDQFSSDYPEVKLKRQYFITQADKLFCAASVNALADVTVHMIRQLYGPAIASHVERNFSHEIRRPFEEIAYSEGSVHLHPDEDIVQAQAWLKEHCDTEVRLSEVAQLFDMSVRSFNRRFKLATGQTPLQYLQNVRVDMARELLQSSNLSVNEIAEKVGYQDMGHFTALFKKFLATTPSEYRTTVRAKLFRVNT, encoded by the coding sequence ATGCGAATAGTAACTTTTCTACTTATCGACCAGATGCTGGCAACCGGTACCGTTCTCCCACTTGAAATGCTTCGTGGCGCAGAGAGCCGCGCCAGAGTGGAGGGCATTAAGAGCAGTCTAAAGCTGGTGACAGCAAGCTTAGATGGGGGGCCGGTTAATACTCGGTGCGGATTTACCCTTCAACCAGACGTCGCCCTGAGCGATGCACCAGATAGCGATCTGATCTATATCCCAACCATGTGGCGCAACCCCCGCCCCGCTCTCAAGCGAAGCGGAAAGATACTGGAATGGCTGCGCCGCCAGGAACAACAAGGAGCAGCTATCAGCGCAGTGGGTACCGGGGTCTGCTTCTTAGCAGAAGCGGGCCTTCTCAATGGCAAACCCGCCACCACTCACTGGCATTACTTTGATCAATTCAGCTCAGACTACCCAGAGGTGAAACTAAAGCGTCAGTATTTTATTACCCAGGCGGACAAACTGTTCTGTGCGGCCAGCGTCAATGCCTTAGCTGATGTTACGGTCCATATGATTCGCCAACTGTATGGGCCGGCTATTGCCAGCCATGTGGAGCGTAATTTCTCCCACGAAATTCGCCGGCCTTTTGAAGAAATAGCATACTCGGAAGGATCAGTTCACCTTCATCCAGACGAAGATATTGTACAGGCCCAAGCCTGGCTCAAAGAGCACTGCGACACCGAAGTGCGCCTCAGCGAAGTAGCACAGCTTTTCGATATGAGCGTTCGATCCTTCAATCGCCGCTTTAAACTTGCCACGGGGCAGACACCTTTACAGTACTTGCAAAATGTCAGGGTTGATATGGCACGTGAACTGCTTCAGTCAAGCAATCTCTCAGTTAATGAAATTGCTGAAAAAGTCGGCTACCAGGATATGGGGCACTTTACTGCGCTATTCAAAAAATTCCTGGCGACAACCCCCAGTGAATACCGCACTACAGTGCGAGCCAAACTATTCAGGGTGAATACTTAA
- a CDS encoding YcjX family protein, which translates to MEPKLTECVSMEHEDSVHTESQSRPRLKEKLRRWGREAQDKSHWATERLLDRRICIGITGLSGAGKSTFLTSLIYQLSNPEKSQLPGFAPALNGDLLGAELKPALDSGLNPFDYETCLSALMAELPSWPQSTREASAMELHIHLRSRRRFRKAGRKTLVVELRDYPGEWLMDLPLLRMDYAEWCRHQTHLLSTDARSKLAPELAAQLAALSPQASADEVDLDELWVGYRRFLLNCRARFNLSYLQPGRALLDEEAYGVVPLLDLRGLDPAQLAALPESSVFKILQARYDRYVKNQVRPFVDSHFRHLDRQLVLVDMIGALFAGEQSLEDMRLAFTHLADTFRYGESGVISKLWRPKVNRLLFAATKVDQVLAADHDALRQLLGQQLQQAFSDARHRGLPVFSEAIAAVRCSREGQRNGRRMLMGYDLQGQYLGFENAEIFSQLPYEDQGWSHYAGAAPPQLRPPVGMQAGHIPHIRVDALLNLLLGDKV; encoded by the coding sequence ATGGAACCCAAATTGACAGAGTGTGTGTCGATGGAACACGAGGACTCTGTGCATACTGAGAGTCAATCCCGTCCACGTTTAAAAGAAAAGTTGCGCCGTTGGGGCCGAGAGGCCCAGGATAAATCTCATTGGGCAACAGAGCGTCTATTGGACCGACGCATCTGCATCGGTATCACTGGGCTCAGTGGCGCCGGCAAATCCACGTTTCTTACCAGTCTGATTTACCAACTCAGCAACCCAGAAAAATCCCAGTTACCCGGTTTTGCTCCAGCACTCAATGGCGATTTGCTGGGCGCTGAGCTGAAACCGGCACTGGATTCTGGCCTGAACCCGTTTGACTATGAAACCTGCCTGTCGGCGCTTATGGCTGAGCTGCCCAGCTGGCCTCAAAGTACCCGAGAAGCTTCGGCGATGGAGTTGCACATCCATTTGCGCAGTCGGCGTCGCTTCCGAAAGGCCGGAAGAAAGACGTTGGTAGTAGAGTTACGTGACTACCCTGGCGAGTGGTTGATGGACCTGCCACTGCTGCGTATGGACTATGCGGAATGGTGTCGTCATCAAACACATTTACTCTCCACTGATGCGCGCTCAAAGCTTGCTCCTGAGTTGGCAGCTCAGCTGGCGGCATTGTCACCGCAGGCGAGTGCAGATGAAGTTGATCTGGATGAATTATGGGTGGGATACCGTCGATTTCTCCTGAATTGTCGAGCCAGGTTCAACCTCAGTTACTTGCAACCTGGCAGAGCGCTTTTGGATGAAGAGGCATATGGAGTAGTGCCACTTCTCGATTTGCGTGGACTAGATCCTGCACAGTTAGCCGCATTGCCGGAGAGTAGCGTTTTTAAGATCTTGCAGGCGCGGTACGATCGCTACGTAAAAAATCAGGTGAGGCCTTTCGTCGACAGCCATTTTCGGCACCTCGATCGACAGCTGGTACTGGTTGATATGATTGGCGCCCTATTTGCTGGTGAGCAGTCCCTGGAAGATATGCGCCTGGCATTCACTCATCTTGCCGATACTTTTCGCTATGGTGAGTCAGGAGTTATCAGCAAACTTTGGCGCCCCAAAGTTAATCGACTCCTCTTTGCTGCCACAAAAGTGGATCAGGTGCTTGCCGCCGATCACGATGCCCTGAGACAACTTCTTGGACAACAATTGCAACAGGCTTTCTCCGACGCCCGCCACCGAGGTTTACCGGTGTTTAGCGAGGCGATCGCGGCGGTGCGCTGCTCCAGAGAGGGGCAGAGGAATGGAAGGAGGATGCTGATGGGGTACGATTTGCAGGGTCAATATTTAGGCTTTGAAAATGCGGAGATCTTTTCCCAGCTCCCCTATGAGGACCAGGGCTGGAGCCACTATGCCGGTGCCGCACCGCCACAGTTAAGGCCGCCAGTGGGAATGCAGGCAGGACATATTCCGCACATTCGAGTGGATGCCCTTTTGAATCTTCTGCTGGGAGATAAGGTTTGA
- a CDS encoding Hsp20 family protein — protein sequence MRNFDFSPLYRSAIGFDRMASLLDAMTTSEQKQPSYPPYDIELTGEDSYRITMAVAGFEQSELDIQVEQNRLVVSGTKPESNSQGNYLHRGIAARNFERRFQLADHVKVTDAKLANGLLHIELVREIPEAMKPRKISITEGNVLQHAKGNAESGAAVA from the coding sequence ATGCGTAATTTTGATTTTTCTCCACTTTACCGTTCAGCAATCGGTTTTGACCGTATGGCCAGCCTTCTCGATGCGATGACAACCAGCGAGCAAAAGCAGCCTTCCTACCCCCCTTACGATATAGAATTAACTGGTGAGGATAGCTATCGAATCACCATGGCTGTCGCCGGTTTTGAGCAATCGGAACTCGATATTCAAGTGGAGCAGAATCGCTTGGTGGTTAGTGGTACGAAACCAGAAAGCAATAGTCAGGGAAATTATTTGCATCGTGGTATCGCTGCAAGAAATTTTGAGCGACGTTTTCAACTCGCAGACCATGTAAAAGTGACCGATGCAAAATTAGCTAATGGGCTGCTACATATAGAATTGGTGCGTGAAATACCTGAAGCGATGAAACCGAGAAAGATTTCGATCACGGAGGGTAATGTTCTGCAGCATGCAAAGGGTAATGCCGAGTCTGGTGCGGCAGTAGCGTAA
- a CDS encoding peptidylprolyl isomerase, protein MKIANHTVVEIHYTLKDADGTVIDSSANGEPLKYLQGVGNIIPGLEREMLEKAPGDKFTTVIAPEDGYGEQNPELIQTMPRSAFGGVEELSVGMAFRAESSEGHPIEVEIIDIDGDEVTINGNHPLAGVELHFEIEVVSVREATSEEVDHGHVH, encoded by the coding sequence ATGAAGATTGCCAACCACACAGTTGTGGAGATCCACTACACCCTGAAAGATGCTGACGGAACAGTCATTGATTCCTCAGCTAATGGAGAGCCACTCAAATATCTGCAGGGGGTCGGCAATATCATCCCAGGGCTTGAGCGTGAAATGCTAGAAAAGGCACCTGGAGATAAATTTACCACGGTGATCGCTCCAGAGGACGGTTACGGCGAGCAAAACCCTGAGCTGATCCAGACCATGCCTCGCAGTGCCTTTGGTGGCGTTGAGGAGCTGTCTGTAGGCATGGCATTCCGTGCCGAAAGTAGCGAAGGCCACCCGATTGAAGTGGAAATTATCGACATCGACGGTGACGAAGTCACTATCAATGGTAACCATCCCCTAGCCGGTGTGGAGTTGCACTTCGAAATCGAAGTTGTTTCTGTACGCGAAGCAACTTCCGAAGAGGTTGACCACGGGCACGTGCACTAA
- the gorA gene encoding glutathione-disulfide reductase: MAEYDFDLFVIGAGSGGVRAGRMAAAQGMKVAVAEDRYMGGTCVNVGCVPKKLFVYASGYPSDFSDARAYGWNSGEVEFDWPTLRDNNAKEIGRLNGIYRNLLETSGVEILDGRASIKGPHSVVVNGKEITAERILVATGGWPFVPDIPGREFALTSNEVFSMETFPQRVLVVGGGYIAVEFAGIFAGLGADVHLSYRRDLFLRGFDRDIRTFVRDEMLKKNIDLKFNHSIVSIEKLQDGSLLAHASDGSSINVDMVLYATGRAANTKGLGLEELGVVLHRDGTISVDDNFRTSVQSIYALGDVTGEPQLTPVALAEAMALVKHWRTGETAEIDYNNIPTAVFCQPNIGTVGLSEEEARDSGLDVNIYKSEFRPMRHTVSGNTERTLMKLVVDASSDKVIGVHMVGDDAGEIIQGMAVALKAGATKRTFDSTIGIHPTAAEEFVTMRTPVEG, translated from the coding sequence TTGGCTGAGTATGATTTTGATCTGTTTGTCATCGGGGCGGGTTCTGGCGGCGTACGTGCAGGCAGAATGGCCGCTGCGCAAGGTATGAAGGTTGCGGTTGCTGAAGATCGTTATATGGGTGGAACCTGCGTAAATGTAGGCTGTGTTCCCAAAAAACTCTTTGTGTATGCGAGCGGTTATCCGTCAGATTTTTCAGATGCCCGTGCCTATGGTTGGAATAGCGGGGAAGTCGAGTTTGATTGGCCGACCTTGCGGGACAACAACGCGAAAGAAATCGGTCGGCTCAATGGAATCTATCGCAATCTGCTGGAAACCTCTGGTGTGGAAATTCTGGACGGGAGGGCCAGCATCAAGGGGCCCCATAGTGTTGTTGTTAACGGTAAAGAAATTACCGCAGAGCGCATTTTAGTAGCGACTGGGGGCTGGCCATTTGTCCCAGATATCCCCGGCCGAGAATTTGCGCTGACGTCTAACGAAGTTTTCTCAATGGAAACTTTTCCCCAACGAGTTTTGGTTGTTGGTGGTGGCTATATAGCTGTCGAGTTTGCAGGCATCTTTGCGGGCCTGGGAGCGGATGTGCACCTCTCCTATCGGCGGGATTTATTCTTGCGGGGTTTCGATCGTGACATTCGCACTTTTGTTCGCGACGAAATGCTGAAGAAAAATATCGACCTTAAGTTTAATCACAGCATTGTATCTATTGAGAAGCTCCAGGATGGTAGCTTGCTGGCTCACGCCAGTGATGGTTCCAGTATTAATGTAGATATGGTCCTCTATGCGACTGGGCGAGCCGCCAATACCAAGGGTTTGGGTTTGGAAGAGTTAGGGGTTGTATTGCACAGGGATGGAACAATCTCTGTCGATGACAATTTCAGGACCAGTGTACAGTCAATTTATGCTCTGGGGGATGTAACCGGTGAGCCCCAACTTACTCCTGTCGCGCTGGCAGAGGCTATGGCTTTGGTGAAGCATTGGCGTACAGGAGAAACGGCTGAAATTGACTATAACAATATTCCGACCGCGGTTTTCTGTCAGCCGAATATCGGTACTGTGGGGCTGTCAGAAGAGGAGGCGCGGGACTCGGGCCTTGACGTCAATATTTATAAGTCTGAATTCAGGCCTATGCGTCATACGGTGAGTGGCAATACAGAGCGGACGCTGATGAAGCTGGTTGTAGATGCCTCTAGTGACAAGGTGATTGGGGTGCATATGGTCGGAGATGACGCGGGGGAGATTATTCAGGGTATGGCTGTTGCTCTGAAGGCGGGGGCAACCAAAAGGACCTTTGATTCAACGATCGGTATCCATCCAACCGCCGCTGAGGAGTTTGTAACAATGAGGACCCCGGTTGAGGGTTAG